One window of the Staphylococcus equorum genome contains the following:
- the ybeY gene encoding rRNA maturation RNase YbeY, which produces MFTIDFSDHTEIVKSEWLTQIDKLLTFAKEQEQIDSDAELSVTFVDKTEIQEINKMYRDKDKVTDVISFALEEDEPEIIGLDMPRVLGDIIICTDVAQEQADSYGHSFERELGFLALHGFLHLLGYDHIDEQDEKEMFGRQDQILNAYGLTRD; this is translated from the coding sequence GACTTTAGTGATCATACTGAGATAGTTAAAAGTGAATGGTTAACTCAGATTGACAAACTCCTCACTTTTGCAAAAGAACAAGAACAAATTGATAGCGATGCGGAGTTATCTGTAACTTTTGTAGATAAAACTGAAATACAAGAAATTAATAAAATGTATCGCGATAAAGATAAAGTAACAGATGTTATATCATTTGCTTTAGAAGAAGATGAACCAGAAATTATTGGACTTGATATGCCAAGAGTATTAGGCGACATTATTATTTGTACTGACGTAGCTCAGGAACAAGCTGATTCTTATGGTCATTCTTTTGAAAGAGAATTAGGCTTCCTTGCGCTCCATGGTTTCTTACATTTATTAGGTTATGATCATATAGATGAACAAGACGAAAAAGAAATGTTTGGACGACAAGATCAAATTCTAAATGCTTATGGTTTAACAAGAGATTAG
- a CDS encoding diacylglycerol kinase family protein, giving the protein MKRFKYAFQGMLVLLNKDSKFLMHLLLGLATVICGVVFGISQLEWLFIIIAIGIVLAFEAINTAVEYVVDLVTGEYHILAKKAKDIAAFSVVLASITAFAIGLVVFLPYVF; this is encoded by the coding sequence ATGAAACGTTTTAAATACGCTTTTCAAGGTATGTTAGTATTACTAAATAAAGACAGCAAATTTTTAATGCATCTTTTATTAGGACTTGCCACTGTTATTTGTGGTGTTGTTTTTGGTATTAGTCAATTAGAATGGCTTTTTATTATTATAGCGATAGGTATTGTACTTGCTTTTGAAGCTATCAATACAGCAGTAGAATATGTGGTTGATTTAGTTACAGGTGAATATCATATATTAGCCAAAAAGGCTAAAGATATCGCTGCTTTTAGTGTTGTGCTAGCTTCTATTACAGCATTTGCAATTGGACTCGTGGTTTTTTTACCATATGTGTTCTAA